In a single window of the Jatrophihabitans sp. genome:
- a CDS encoding ABC transporter permease — protein MPTDAAATKPPLPAGQHTPTRHLVRPQGGGLPALLGYSLISARRYFKVSAFSQIGAPVLYLLSLGIGLGSIVNSRSGADSLGTSYLSYLAPALIAATALQVAVGESTYPILYGFKYQRIFFAMNATPLSAHQIAVGTVAWIAVRATFAATLYLAVVACFGGLRSVGALLCVPIATLGAMALAAPITAFSAAVETERGGFAAIMRFLVMPMFLFSGTFYPVSTLPGWAQALAWLSPLWHATELARWVSLGSLRLDSGVGQVSAAALLGHLAFLSALTVAGVLLTGWRFRVRLSR, from the coding sequence TTGCCGACTGACGCCGCCGCGACCAAGCCGCCCCTACCGGCGGGCCAGCACACCCCGACCCGCCACCTGGTGCGGCCCCAGGGCGGCGGCCTGCCGGCGCTGCTGGGGTACTCGCTGATCTCGGCCCGGCGTTATTTCAAGGTCTCGGCGTTCTCCCAGATCGGGGCGCCGGTGCTGTACCTGCTGTCCCTGGGCATCGGCCTGGGCAGCATCGTGAACTCGCGCTCCGGCGCGGACAGCCTGGGCACCTCCTACCTCAGCTATCTGGCGCCGGCGTTGATAGCGGCCACGGCGCTGCAGGTCGCTGTCGGCGAGTCGACCTACCCGATCCTGTACGGCTTCAAGTACCAGCGGATCTTCTTCGCGATGAACGCCACTCCGTTGTCGGCCCATCAGATCGCCGTCGGCACAGTGGCCTGGATAGCGGTCCGGGCCACCTTCGCGGCCACCCTCTACCTGGCCGTGGTCGCCTGTTTCGGCGGCCTCCGCAGCGTCGGAGCGCTGCTCTGCGTCCCCATCGCCACCCTCGGCGCGATGGCGCTGGCGGCGCCGATCACAGCCTTCTCCGCCGCGGTGGAGACCGAGCGCGGCGGCTTCGCGGCCATCATGCGGTTCCTGGTCATGCCGATGTTCCTGTTCTCCGGCACGTTCTACCCGGTCAGCACCCTGCCCGGCTGGGCGCAGGCGCTGGCGTGGCTGTCACCGCTCTGGCACGCCACCGAGTTGGCCCGGTGGGTCTCGCTGGGGTCGCTGCGGCTGGACTCGGGCGTCGGGCAGGTCAGCGCCGCCGCCCTGCTCGGGCACCTGGCGTTTCTCAGCGCGCTGACCGTGGCCGGGGTGCTGCTGACCGGCTGGCGCTTCCGGGTGAGGTTGAGCCGATGA
- a CDS encoding ATP-binding cassette domain-containing protein yields the protein MRSSDPSGDGAGPLIEAVGLSKRFGDFEAVDKVDFSVARGESFGFLGPNGAGKSSTMRMVAAVSPASGGLLRVLGLDPAVAGPAIRSRLGVVPQQDNLDLELTVWENLFIYGRYFGIPRRALGPKIEELLDFARLSDRARDKVESLSGGMMRRLTIARSLINDPEILLLDEPTTGLDPQARHVLWDRLYRLKHQGVTLVLTTHYMDEAEQLCDRLVVMDHGRIVAEGSPTQLIAEHVSREVAELRFGVDQNEARAADVADLAERVEVLADRLLLYVDNGEDVLRAVHERGLQPVSSLVRRASLEDVFLRLTGRSLAD from the coding sequence GTGAGAAGTTCCGATCCATCCGGTGACGGCGCCGGCCCGCTCATCGAGGCGGTGGGCCTGAGCAAGCGGTTCGGCGACTTCGAAGCCGTCGACAAGGTGGACTTCTCAGTGGCCAGAGGCGAGTCGTTCGGCTTCCTCGGCCCCAACGGCGCGGGCAAGTCCTCCACGATGCGGATGGTCGCCGCCGTCTCCCCGGCCAGCGGCGGCCTGCTGCGGGTGCTCGGCCTGGACCCGGCGGTCGCGGGGCCGGCGATCAGGTCGCGGCTGGGAGTCGTTCCGCAGCAGGACAACCTCGATCTTGAGCTGACGGTGTGGGAGAACCTCTTCATCTACGGCCGGTACTTCGGCATTCCGCGGCGGGCGCTGGGGCCCAAGATCGAGGAGCTGCTGGACTTCGCGCGGCTCTCTGACCGGGCGCGGGACAAGGTCGAGTCGCTGTCCGGCGGCATGATGCGGCGGCTGACCATCGCCCGGTCGCTGATCAACGACCCCGAGATCCTGCTGCTGGACGAGCCGACCACCGGCCTGGACCCGCAGGCGCGGCACGTGCTGTGGGACCGGCTGTACCGGCTCAAGCACCAGGGCGTCACGCTGGTGCTGACCACCCACTACATGGACGAGGCCGAGCAGCTGTGCGACCGGCTGGTGGTGATGGACCACGGGCGGATCGTCGCCGAGGGCTCGCCGACCCAGTTGATCGCCGAGCACGTCAGCCGCGAGGTCGCCGAGCTGCGCTTCGGCGTCGACCAGAACGAGGCACGGGCAGCCGACGTCGCCGACCTCGCCGAGCGGGTCGAGGTGCTGGCCGACCGGTTGCTGCTCTACGTCGACAACGGCGAGGACGTCCTGCGGGCGGTGCACGAGCGCGGCCTGCAGCCGGTCTCGAGCCTGGTGCGCCGGGCCAGCCTGGAAGACGTGTTCCTGCGGTTGACGGGACGAAGCCTTGCCGACTGA
- a CDS encoding PadR family transcriptional regulator, translating to MDSTQLLKGVLDLAVLAVLRDSDGYGYDIVRRLRAAGLDEVGDASVYGTLRRLFQAGSLTTYVVPSEEGPHRKYYALNKAGRSQLELSSKLWSEFAQSMDGLLNGRVAA from the coding sequence ATGGACAGCACCCAACTCCTCAAGGGAGTCCTCGATCTGGCGGTGTTGGCCGTGCTCCGGGACTCCGACGGCTACGGCTATGACATCGTCCGCCGGTTGCGGGCCGCCGGGCTCGACGAGGTGGGCGACGCCTCGGTCTACGGCACCCTGCGCCGGTTGTTCCAGGCCGGCTCGCTGACGACCTACGTGGTGCCCAGCGAGGAGGGCCCGCATCGCAAGTACTACGCGCTCAACAAGGCGGGCCGAAGCCAGCTCGAGCTCTCCAGCAAGCTCTGGAGCGAGTTCGCCCAGTCGATGGACGGGCTCCTGAACGGAAGGGTGGCGGCATAA
- the thpR gene encoding RNA 2',3'-cyclic phosphodiesterase: MSMRMFVAVLPPLEALEDLAEFVEPRQQRESPLRWSAQEQWHLTLAFMPAVADRDLDELVERLADAAGRRQPFQLRLQGAGSFPNPAQGKVLWTGVAGDTEQLERLSASSRSAAVRAGVEVDGSKFRPHLTLARANRPLELTRWLRVFDLYAGPSWQVEELALIQSQLGPRGSRYQLHESFPLGAGTSEPAG; this comes from the coding sequence ATGAGCATGCGGATGTTCGTGGCGGTGCTGCCGCCGCTGGAAGCCCTGGAGGACCTGGCCGAGTTCGTCGAGCCCCGGCAGCAGCGCGAGAGCCCCTTGCGCTGGTCGGCGCAGGAGCAGTGGCACCTGACCTTGGCGTTCATGCCGGCGGTGGCCGACCGCGACCTCGACGAGCTGGTCGAGCGGTTGGCCGACGCCGCCGGGCGCCGGCAGCCGTTCCAGCTGCGGCTACAGGGCGCCGGCAGCTTTCCCAACCCGGCGCAGGGCAAGGTGCTGTGGACCGGGGTGGCCGGGGACACCGAGCAGCTGGAACGGCTCTCGGCCAGCAGCCGGTCGGCCGCGGTGCGGGCCGGCGTCGAGGTGGACGGCTCGAAGTTCCGCCCGCATCTCACGCTGGCCCGGGCCAACCGGCCGCTGGAGCTGACCAGGTGGCTTCGGGTCTTCGACCTGTACGCCGGGCCGAGCTGGCAGGTCGAGGAGCTGGCGCTGATCCAGTCCCAGCTGGGGCCCCGAGGCTCGCGCTACCAGCTGCACGAGTCATTTCCGCTCGGCGCGGGGACGTCGGAGCCGGCAGGCTAG
- a CDS encoding PrsW family intramembrane metalloprotease, translated as MSVDPRPAPLAPGPPQFQSSLSRQRRSTGAPIAVLILLAALASGVLLLEGIQDPIGLIVAVPLTALAMGLVLACYFWLDRWEPEPSRLLLLAFLWGASVAIVISLVLELASSEVLGRGLVLTLVGPAIEEAAKGAFLLVMLTGARRREFDGVVDGLVYAGFAAVGFAFVEDIGYIAQSFSQGTETTIATVVMRLVMAPFAHPLFTSMIGLGVGLAVSRPRQSARWRYPLLGYLAAVTLHALWNGSLTFGFGGYLLVYVVIMIPAFVGALLIARYHRARERDVVKRQLPELVYYRLVTPAEAGWLDSIAARRAWLRSVTARSGKPAAQALRDFQAAATELAFLRDRVQRGVGPADAYQLHAELVQALLTSRAKASGPLIENAKSAPPIPPVRPASLSGPGR; from the coding sequence ATGAGCGTTGACCCCAGGCCGGCGCCGCTCGCGCCGGGACCGCCGCAGTTCCAGTCGTCGTTGAGCAGGCAACGCCGTTCGACCGGCGCGCCGATCGCCGTGCTGATCCTGCTGGCCGCGCTGGCATCGGGCGTGTTGCTGCTCGAAGGGATCCAGGACCCGATCGGGCTGATCGTCGCGGTGCCGTTGACGGCACTGGCGATGGGACTGGTGCTGGCCTGCTACTTCTGGCTGGACCGGTGGGAGCCCGAGCCCAGCCGGCTGCTGCTGCTGGCCTTTCTGTGGGGCGCCAGCGTGGCGATCGTCATCAGCCTGGTGCTCGAGCTGGCCAGCAGCGAGGTGCTCGGCCGTGGCCTGGTGCTGACCCTGGTCGGGCCGGCCATCGAAGAGGCCGCCAAGGGCGCCTTCCTGCTGGTGATGCTCACCGGCGCCCGGCGGCGCGAGTTCGACGGGGTGGTGGACGGGCTGGTCTACGCCGGCTTCGCCGCGGTCGGCTTCGCCTTCGTCGAGGACATCGGCTACATCGCCCAGAGTTTCAGCCAGGGCACCGAGACCACGATCGCCACCGTGGTGATGCGGCTGGTGATGGCCCCGTTCGCGCACCCGCTGTTCACCTCGATGATCGGGCTCGGCGTGGGGCTGGCGGTGAGCAGGCCGCGGCAGAGCGCCCGCTGGCGCTACCCGCTGCTCGGCTACCTGGCCGCGGTGACCCTGCACGCGTTGTGGAACGGCTCGCTGACCTTCGGCTTCGGCGGCTACCTGCTGGTGTACGTCGTCATCATGATCCCGGCGTTCGTGGGCGCCCTGCTGATCGCCCGCTACCACCGCGCGCGCGAGCGCGACGTGGTCAAGCGGCAGCTGCCCGAGCTGGTGTACTACCGGCTGGTGACGCCCGCCGAGGCCGGCTGGCTGGACAGCATCGCGGCCCGGCGCGCCTGGCTGCGATCGGTGACCGCGCGCTCGGGCAAGCCCGCGGCCCAGGCGCTGCGCGACTTCCAGGCAGCGGCCACCGAGCTGGCCTTTCTGCGCGACCGCGTCCAGCGGGGCGTGGGCCCGGCTGACGCCTACCAGCTGCACGCCGAGCTGGTGCAGGCCCTGCTGACCAGCCGGGCGAAGGCGTCCGGACCGCTGATCGAGAACGCCAAGTCGGCCCCGCCGATCCCTCCGGTGCGACCGGCGTCCTTGTCAGGCCCGGGCCGCTGA
- a CDS encoding adenylosuccinate synthase — MPAIVLVGAQWGDEGKGKATDLLGSRVDYVVKFNGGNNAGHTIVIDGEKFALHLLPSGILSQNCIPVIGNGVVIDLEVLFGEIDALQARGRSAEKLVVSADAHIIPPYNTVIDKVTERFAGSRKIGTTGRGIGPTYADKMNRIGIRVQDLFDEVTLREKVTSALNLKNQVLAKIYNRRALEVDSVVDDLLSYADRLRPMVANTALLLHEALDADKTVLLEAGQATMLDVDHGNYPFVTSSSATAGGACTGSGIPPTRIDRVIAVVKAYATRVGEGPFPTELLDDKGDELRNAGAEFGTTTGRPRRTGWYDAPVARYAARVNGVTDFVLTKLDILTGQAEIPVCVAYDIDGVRHADMPMTQAEFSKAVPVFQTFPGWDEDISKARTMADLPPACRAYVQALEEMSGARISVIGVGPGRDQSIVLNDLLA; from the coding sequence ATGCCCGCGATCGTTCTGGTCGGAGCTCAGTGGGGCGACGAAGGCAAGGGCAAGGCGACCGACCTGCTCGGCAGCCGGGTCGACTACGTGGTGAAGTTCAACGGCGGCAACAACGCCGGGCACACCATCGTGATCGACGGTGAGAAGTTCGCCCTGCACCTGCTGCCCTCGGGCATCCTCAGCCAGAACTGCATCCCGGTGATCGGCAACGGCGTGGTCATCGACCTCGAGGTGCTGTTCGGCGAGATCGACGCGCTGCAGGCCCGCGGCCGCTCGGCCGAGAAGCTGGTCGTCAGCGCCGACGCCCACATCATCCCGCCGTACAACACGGTGATCGACAAGGTGACCGAGCGGTTCGCCGGCAGCCGCAAGATCGGCACCACCGGCCGTGGCATCGGCCCCACCTACGCCGACAAGATGAACCGGATCGGCATCCGGGTGCAGGACCTGTTCGATGAGGTGACATTGCGCGAGAAGGTCACCAGCGCGCTGAACCTCAAGAACCAGGTGCTGGCCAAGATCTACAACCGGCGGGCACTGGAAGTCGACTCGGTGGTCGATGACCTGCTGTCCTACGCCGACCGGCTGCGTCCGATGGTGGCCAACACGGCGCTGCTGCTGCACGAGGCGCTCGACGCGGACAAGACCGTGCTGCTGGAGGCCGGCCAGGCGACCATGCTCGACGTCGACCACGGCAACTACCCGTTCGTCACCTCCTCCAGCGCCACCGCCGGCGGCGCCTGCACCGGCAGCGGCATCCCGCCGACCCGGATCGACCGGGTCATCGCCGTCGTCAAGGCCTACGCCACCCGGGTCGGCGAGGGCCCGTTCCCGACCGAGCTGCTCGATGACAAGGGCGACGAGCTGCGCAACGCCGGCGCCGAGTTCGGCACCACCACCGGACGGCCGCGGCGCACCGGCTGGTACGACGCCCCGGTCGCCCGCTACGCCGCCCGGGTCAACGGCGTGACCGATTTCGTCCTCACCAAGCTGGACATCCTCACCGGCCAGGCCGAGATCCCGGTCTGCGTGGCCTATGACATCGACGGGGTCCGGCACGCTGACATGCCGATGACCCAGGCCGAGTTCAGCAAGGCCGTGCCGGTCTTCCAGACGTTCCCCGGGTGGGATGAGGACATCTCCAAGGCCCGGACGATGGCTGACCTGCCGCCTGCCTGCCGGGCCTACGTCCAGGCGCTGGAAGAGATGTCCGGCGCCCGGATCTCGGTGATCGGGGTCGGCCCGGGCAGGGACCAGTCGATCGTGCTGAACGACCTGCTGGCCTGA
- a CDS encoding fatty acid desaturase CarF family protein → MRQPDFASARRSGSAASAAHRLSALDRSFRVLGACLNALVLALAVARLAGHLQSAWQPALLIGCLAAFVAATFAADLTSGLLHWAFDTWFSTTRGAFRRMVSIVREHHVKPDEILSFRFATDAGVLSWFGGAGAFVLLTGSQVLGNRPVVVVSLCLAAVIYSLDVSLMFEYHKWGHRRRRGPVARLAQRCGLLLSPDHHLRHHRGAHDSHYCLINGLADRTLGQWGLFRGLERLISAVTGAQPRAEDHAMLARLIR, encoded by the coding sequence ATGCGTCAACCCGATTTTGCGTCAGCTCGTCGATCGGGCAGCGCGGCCAGCGCCGCTCACCGCCTTTCCGCGCTCGACAGGTCATTTCGAGTTCTGGGCGCCTGCCTCAACGCGCTGGTGCTGGCACTTGCCGTAGCCCGGCTCGCCGGGCACCTCCAGTCGGCTTGGCAGCCGGCGCTGCTTATCGGGTGCCTGGCCGCTTTCGTGGCAGCCACCTTCGCCGCCGACCTGACGTCGGGCTTGCTGCACTGGGCCTTTGACACCTGGTTCTCCACGACCCGAGGCGCCTTCCGGCGGATGGTGTCGATCGTGCGGGAACACCACGTCAAGCCGGATGAGATCTTGAGCTTCAGATTCGCCACCGACGCGGGGGTCCTGTCGTGGTTCGGCGGCGCCGGCGCCTTCGTGCTGCTGACGGGATCGCAAGTCCTCGGGAATCGGCCGGTCGTGGTGGTGTCACTGTGCCTGGCCGCCGTGATCTACAGCCTCGACGTCTCGCTGATGTTCGAGTACCACAAGTGGGGTCATCGCCGGCGGCGCGGGCCCGTTGCCAGGCTCGCCCAGCGCTGCGGGTTGCTGCTGTCCCCCGACCATCACCTGCGCCACCATCGCGGCGCCCACGACAGCCACTACTGCCTGATCAACGGCCTGGCCGATCGCACGCTGGGCCAGTGGGGGCTCTTCCGCGGGCTGGAACGGCTCATCAGCGCGGTCACCGGCGCCCAGCCGCGAGCCGAGGACCACGCGATGCTCGCGCGGCTGATCCGGTAG